cttaattcatgcattaattttttctattctttttatttttaaaataaataattccaatttcttatttctaatatttaataattattcctatttctatttcctattttgtttattgtgcgcaggatctgactttcatttctcacacatacgcaaatagtAAGTTCTATGTGTGatgattactaaacgaatatggcggcccccccccgccgcaaacgtgctctcccggtacagcttgtgctccgtccctctattccttagtccgtggttGGTAGCGTTAGCGTTTGCGAACTCCGTGAACAGTAAGGCCGGTTCTACAATAAGTTGCAAATACTCCGTCGCCAGTCGCGAATGCTCCGTCTTACTaaaaataactagaaataGCGCTTTCCAATTAGTAGTTGCCATCCTTCGCGACCGGTGACGGGGCATTTGCAACTTATTGTAGAACCAGCTTAATAGCATAGCGTGGTAGCGTGCGTctgctaataaaaatggaacaaaaccgtaaaaaagcaatattaacaGCAGTAGCACTTATAATGCAAGAATTAATAGATTCATCGTCTGACAGTGATAATgatgaagaattaaaaataatagaatagagtataaatgtaagaaaacatgTACCATGTctcaacattaaaaattaaaatatcggcatttcttacattttccgttaaattatcagatgaatgtttgtaacaaaattaggtGTTATTATTTCCAATTAGTTATTGgacaaaagatttataattggaGAGAAATGTATAACCGAGTAAGTCCGAGAAATGTATAACCAATaaacttgcattttttatggaaaaaaggtaattttattGTCTATATGTTTCTCGGACCgatttctagcatcgtggacattGGCCTTAAAAGCATTTTCAGCTTGGACTCGTATCTCGAACAAAGCATTGCAAGAGAGACAAGGATTACGAAAGTGTCTGTCCTTGTCATTCAGAGTTTCTCAATTTTCCCGCATGAGGTTACCAAAATCAGTTCGGACTCAGGCCGTCACTTTTGTCGACCTTAACAACTGTTTTTTCCTACATCcgtagtttatatttatattcgatCTTTTAACAACCTTAATTatcttgaaaaatacaaaatatggaGTCAGCGATTGGAAATCTCGAGCAAAGCGTGAGTATATTTTGAAGTATTACATGTCTGTAAAATGTTATGAGTTGATCAGCCGATGTGTGGATAGTGATATCTGTTTGCGAATATCAAATAACTCGGGTGACgaatttgttttgttttcttGTGTCACAGGTTCAAAAAGCCGACGGAAAGCTAGATATGATCGCGTGGCAGATAGATGCTTTCGAGAAAGCTTTTGAAGATCCAGAAAGCGAGGTgagttttcttctttttgctTTTGATAATTGTGGGTACGAGATTATGCTATATCAAATCTGCTCTTTTtagttatactttttttaaatcaatttattgtatataatataacacagATTAATATAGgctatcatttttcttttgtattaaTGCATCAATGTAAGTATACAAAAATTCTGTTAGttattttctctaaaaaaaaaaaaaattttagatttatatcgctgactatttatttaataaaatttaatagaaatagaatagtaatatattttaactagAAAATGGAAGGAAAAggaatataaagaaaatatcaaaagtaCAACTGAAAAGaacaaatgtattatattgtacCTATATAGTCCTCTGTGacagtatatttaataaatgatattgTATTGCGCTCATTGAACAATTCCTGCTTGAAGCCAGGGTGCTCCATTTCATCCGttgttaaatatacatgttACTAACCTGATGTTTGAAAGTTTTTTTGTATGCACTTTATTGTCTGTGATATTTTCGGGTCTTCAATCATCAAATTGCTTTTCATTTTATGCTTCCAACAGATATCTGTGCTTCGCCTATTACACTCTGTCCATCAGGTTACGAAAGATTATCAAAATCTCCGTCAAGAAATTTTGGAGGTTCAACAGTTACAGAAACAGCTTTCTGATTCACTTAGAGCTCAACTTACACAGGTGCACggacattttaatttattgcgcAATAAGATTGTAGGACATAAATCACcacaattgaaataaaaatgtagttaaaacaaaatttattatgaatttagaaattttctgatatttgccatgaatattatttaaaaagaaataaacaaattgcaCACAGTTTTATGAGTTGAAATTTAGACATATCTCTTGATATGTTAACACATATATAAACTGACACATTATGAAAAATGATACGGCCCATAATTcaaagaaatagaaatgttGCACACGTTTGCTAAATGTTTTGaatgttttttgtttaaagttttggtaaaatttgaattaatttgtcataaaattgtCTTATGCATTGTTcttaaatcttgaaaaatttaaatattggacTTTATAAATGGATTGGGATCAACCAAATATCATTGACAAATAACTTCTTTGACTTATGCCTTAAATAGCAATGGGGCCAATGTACATGATGGTATGTTGCTAATAGTTGACactgaaagagaaagaaaaagagatactgttaaatttaatgaatgtttttttatattaaactcaTCTTGTCTATGTTATAGCTCCCCTATTACTTCTTAATcagtattttaaacatattaacaGATCATAGACGATATTATGATTAACTTTTaagt
This DNA window, taken from Linepithema humile isolate Giens D197 chromosome 7, Lhum_UNIL_v1.0, whole genome shotgun sequence, encodes the following:
- the LOC105678607 gene encoding uncharacterized protein — encoded protein: MESAIGNLEQSVQKADGKLDMIAWQIDAFEKAFEDPESEISVLRLLHSVHQVTKDYQNLRQEILEVQQLQKQLSDSLRAQLTQVHGHFNLLRNKIVGHKSPQLK